One window from the genome of Amycolatopsis sp. NBC_01480 encodes:
- a CDS encoding (2Fe-2S)-binding protein, with the protein MPQYSFAVNGKTVTVDAPADLPLLWALRDKLKVRGLKYGCGINVCKACTSHLDGEAINPCVTPVSECEGRQVTTIEGLADGDKLHPVQEAWLEQDVAQCGYCQPGQIMAAVALLKKTKNPTDADIDAIQNVCRCGSYFRIREAIKAAAAKM; encoded by the coding sequence ATGCCCCAATACAGCTTCGCGGTGAACGGGAAGACCGTCACCGTGGACGCGCCCGCCGACCTGCCGCTGCTCTGGGCGCTGCGCGACAAGCTCAAGGTCCGCGGCCTCAAGTACGGCTGCGGGATCAACGTCTGCAAGGCCTGCACCAGCCACCTCGACGGCGAGGCGATCAACCCGTGCGTCACGCCGGTTTCGGAGTGCGAGGGCCGCCAGGTCACCACGATCGAGGGCCTGGCCGACGGCGACAAGCTGCACCCCGTGCAGGAAGCCTGGCTGGAGCAGGACGTCGCGCAGTGCGGCTACTGCCAGCCGGGCCAGATCATGGCCGCGGTGGCGCTGCTGAAGAAGACGAAGAACCCGACCGACGCCGACATCGACGCGATCCAGAACGTCTGCCGCTGTGGCTCGTACTTCCGGATCCGCGAGGCGATCAAGGCGGCCGCGGCCAAGATGTGA
- a CDS encoding xanthine dehydrogenase family protein molybdopterin-binding subunit: MASPVTRPGEHGEAAPDDAPDEGRVGRRRFLTYLVAAPTLTVATKLSFDALAPAAADAAVPTLPQPADILDLGDVLTLSCAPTSGMLVLEVTTDGHVRLQLPRAEVGQGINTASAMLVAEEMDLPLEMVDVVLSDARPELLFNQLTGGSNTIRSLYDPIRSAAATARARMVAAAGAQWNVPVARLSTRDGLVRAPDGRKASYGELAGPASRAALPVTPVQPKAEAAHTLVGTPTSRKDALAMVTGKQVYTLDLDIPGAMPVMVRRPPTINGTVKKVNNEAAVRAMPGIIDLAVVSTGVAVMAETFGQALDGKNALDVTWNAGTVDSEDNASIQKKLQAAALPFVVPPLLTQYVDGEFDFAFVSHAPMESNSAVADVREDSATIWAGLKSPIVAKQTIAQELGLPENKVTVHVQQGGGSFGRRLFFDAALEAAHISQAMKKPVRLMWSRIDDMRHGRARAASHHKIRATFALGQVLTFEHRVASVETDWGHGLGEILTAFAAKLPVGGNLSFAQTVFLLTVKSPYNFGVTTQLLNEVPLKFHTSAWRSVYSANTRGAEEIMVDEIAAKLGKDPLEFRREFIKEPRQKAVLDKVAELGEWGKKMPKGFAQGIAVHGEYKSYAACLVEMDARDPKHPRVTKATIAVDVGKPVNPRGLQSQMLGGLTDAISTTLTAGLHIDKGLPLEGSYSQFHYARQKNSPPEVNIFVMPANGSDIGGAGELGLPAPVGAIANAYARATGIKPRSFPINFPVDFDPFPR; encoded by the coding sequence ATGGCCAGTCCTGTCACCCGCCCCGGCGAACACGGCGAGGCCGCACCGGACGACGCGCCGGACGAGGGGCGGGTCGGCCGCCGCCGCTTCCTGACCTACCTGGTCGCCGCCCCGACGCTGACCGTGGCCACGAAGCTGTCCTTCGACGCCCTCGCGCCCGCCGCGGCCGACGCCGCCGTGCCGACCCTGCCGCAGCCCGCGGACATCCTCGACCTCGGCGACGTGCTGACGCTCTCGTGCGCGCCGACGTCCGGGATGCTCGTGCTGGAGGTGACCACCGACGGGCACGTGCGGCTGCAGCTGCCGCGCGCGGAAGTGGGGCAGGGCATCAACACCGCGTCCGCGATGCTGGTCGCCGAGGAGATGGACCTGCCGCTCGAGATGGTCGACGTGGTGCTCTCCGACGCCCGCCCGGAGCTGCTGTTCAACCAGCTCACCGGCGGCTCGAACACCATCCGGTCGCTGTACGACCCGATCCGCTCGGCCGCGGCGACGGCCCGGGCCCGCATGGTGGCCGCGGCCGGCGCCCAGTGGAACGTGCCGGTGGCGCGACTGTCCACACGCGACGGACTGGTGCGCGCCCCGGACGGGCGCAAGGCCTCCTACGGCGAGCTGGCCGGCCCGGCCTCGCGGGCCGCGCTGCCGGTCACGCCGGTCCAGCCCAAGGCCGAGGCGGCGCACACCCTGGTCGGCACGCCGACCTCGCGCAAGGACGCGCTGGCCATGGTCACCGGCAAGCAGGTCTACACGCTCGACCTCGACATCCCCGGCGCCATGCCGGTGATGGTCCGGCGCCCGCCGACGATCAACGGCACCGTGAAGAAGGTCAACAACGAGGCCGCCGTGCGCGCGATGCCCGGCATCATCGACCTCGCCGTGGTCTCCACCGGCGTCGCGGTGATGGCGGAGACCTTCGGCCAGGCGCTCGACGGCAAGAACGCGCTCGACGTGACCTGGAACGCGGGCACCGTGGACAGCGAGGACAACGCGTCGATCCAGAAGAAGCTCCAGGCGGCCGCGCTGCCGTTCGTGGTGCCGCCGCTGCTGACGCAGTACGTGGACGGCGAGTTCGACTTCGCGTTCGTCAGCCACGCGCCGATGGAGTCGAACTCCGCGGTCGCCGACGTCCGCGAGGACAGCGCCACCATCTGGGCCGGGCTCAAGTCGCCGATCGTGGCGAAGCAGACCATCGCGCAGGAGCTGGGGCTGCCGGAGAACAAGGTCACCGTGCACGTCCAGCAGGGCGGCGGCTCGTTCGGCCGCCGGCTGTTCTTCGACGCCGCGCTGGAGGCCGCGCACATCTCGCAGGCGATGAAGAAGCCCGTCCGGCTGATGTGGAGCCGCATCGACGACATGCGCCACGGCCGCGCCCGGGCGGCCAGCCACCACAAGATCCGCGCGACCTTCGCGCTCGGCCAGGTGCTCACGTTCGAGCACCGAGTGGCCAGCGTCGAGACCGACTGGGGCCACGGCCTCGGCGAGATCCTCACCGCGTTCGCCGCGAAGCTGCCCGTGGGCGGCAACCTCAGCTTCGCACAGACGGTGTTCCTGCTGACCGTGAAGTCGCCGTACAACTTCGGGGTCACCACGCAGCTGCTCAACGAGGTGCCGCTGAAGTTCCACACCTCGGCGTGGCGCTCGGTGTACTCCGCGAACACCCGCGGCGCCGAGGAGATCATGGTCGACGAGATCGCCGCGAAACTCGGCAAGGACCCGCTCGAGTTCCGGCGCGAGTTCATCAAGGAGCCGCGGCAGAAGGCGGTGCTGGACAAGGTCGCCGAACTCGGCGAGTGGGGCAAGAAGATGCCGAAGGGCTTCGCGCAGGGCATCGCGGTGCACGGTGAGTACAAGTCGTACGCCGCCTGCCTGGTCGAGATGGACGCCCGCGACCCGAAGCACCCGCGCGTCACGAAGGCCACCATCGCGGTGGACGTCGGCAAGCCGGTCAACCCGCGCGGGTTGCAGTCGCAGATGCTCGGCGGGCTCACCGACGCGATCTCGACCACGCTGACCGCGGGCCTGCACATCGACAAGGGCCTGCCGCTGGAAGGCAGCTACTCGCAGTTCCACTACGCGCGGCAGAAGAACTCGCCGCCCGAGGTGAACATCTTCGTGATGCCCGCCAACGGAAGCGACATCGGCGGCGCGGGCGAGCTGGGCCTGCCGGCGCCGGTCGGCGCGATCGCCAACGCGTACGCCCGCGCCACCGGGATCAAGCCGCGCAGCTTCCCGATCAACTTCCCGGTCGACTTCGACCCGTTCCCCCGCTGA